The following are encoded together in the Cynocephalus volans isolate mCynVol1 chromosome 4, mCynVol1.pri, whole genome shotgun sequence genome:
- the LOC134377156 gene encoding olfactory receptor 1165-like — MVQGEKNKSSVDKFILLGFSEYSQLQVPLFLVFLVIYTVTLVGNLGIVVVIKMNPKLHTPMYFFLSHVSLLDICYSSVFIPKLLEILVVEDRAVSFTTCMLQFFFGCAFVIAEMFMLAVMAYDRFVAVCNPLLYTVAMSPKLCVLLVAGTYTWGGLCSLTLTCSLLELSYCGHNIIDHFGCEISAILSVSCSDPYFSQMACLVISTFNELCSLLIILASYVFIVVTIIKMPSTGGLRKAFSTCASHLTAITIFHGIILFLYCVPNSKSRRLLVKVATVLFIVMIPMLNPLIYSLRNKDVKEALRRLINSKLHSHSV; from the coding sequence ATGGTACAGGGTGAGAAAAACAAGAGCTCTGTGGACAAATTCATCCTGTTGGGATTCTCAGAATATTCACAACTCCAGGTGCCCCTCTTCCTGGTGTTTTTGGTCATCTACACAGTCACTCTGGTGGGTAACTTGGGCATAGTTGTGGTCATAAAGATGAACCCCAAACTTCATacacccatgtactttttcctcagcCATGTATCCCTTTTGGATATTTGTTATTCCAGTGTGTTTATACCCAAACTGCTAGAAATCTTAGTTGTGGAAGACAGAGCAGTCTCCTTCACAACGTGCATGCTACAatttttctttggctgtgcatTTGTGATTGCCGAAATGTTCATGTTAgcagtgatggcctatgaccggttTGTGGCTGTTTGTAACCCCCTGCTCTACACAGTTGCTATGTCTCCTAAGCTCTGTGTTCTCCTGGTAGCTGGAACTTATACATGGGGTGGACTCTGTTCCTTGACACTCACATGTTCTCTTTTGGAACTATCCTACTGTGGACATAACATCATAGATCACTTTGGTTGTGAGATCTCTGCCATCCTCTCTGTATCCTGCTCTGACCCCTATTTCAGCCAGATGGCATGTTTAGTCATTTCGACATTCAATGAGCTTTGTAGCCTCCTGATCATCCTCGCCTCCTATGTCTTCATAGTTGTCACTATCATCAAGATGCCTTCCACGGGTGGACTCAgaaaagccttctccacctgtgcctcccacctgactGCCATCACCATTTTCCATGGAATCATCCTCTTTCTCTACTGTGTGCCCAATTCTAAAAGCCGCAGGCTCCTGGTCAAAGTGGCCACTGTGCTCTTCATAGTCATGATCCCCATGCTGAATCCCCTTATCTACAGCCTTAGGAACAAAGATGTGAAAGAGGCACTAAGGAGATTGATCAACTCCAAACTGCATTCTCATTCGGTTTAA